The Vespula vulgaris chromosome 10, iyVesVulg1.1, whole genome shotgun sequence nucleotide sequence GATGAAGTTCTCTAAAATTAAAGGGAGAGACACGAAGAAGGATGAGACATGAGgagatataatacaaatattgtGGCGacgtaaatgaaaatttaaaggaCCGACTCGTCGATCGAAATGGTGAACACTTTCTGGCGATCGTCGAAATTACAGAAAAATGTGTTTgatggaaaacaaaaaatatgtacgCAATACGCATACTGTACAAAGAACTTCAAATttaacgtaattaattaatattaacaaaatgttTAACTTGTAAGAAAATACGATTAATCTATGTAAaactattacaaaattatcacGAGACTTTCATGTTTCTTGATAAGGCTATACAAATCGTTTCTTCGCtcctattatttatatatactgtaataagaaaaaaagattatttttatcgtattaatgtgtcttggaaaaaaaaatgtcacatTATTTTTCCAAGTCATATAGAAGAGTAGTTGGAGAGTAAAGCAATGATATTGCGGTagtttaaaaaagtaaatcggAGCAAGCGACGAGGTCCGCGGAATCTGGTCTCGGAATTCACAATCCAGTTCACTAGACTCGCCTCGAGCCGGTTTTAAGCAGGTGTATCGCAGAATTCAACGATCTCGTACAATCGAAGTATTCTTGATGGAAAACGGGGAGTAATTCCAAGCGAATCTTTCACATTAATTTGTTTCTAATAATCGTTACAATCTAAGcgattaattttgatatattcatgTTTGGAATGCATATTTCAAAtcaagtttaaaaaaagagatcatgTTGCATCGATAAGACTTTCATTGGTCGATAAAGAACACGTAGCCAAGTAATCTTATCGATAGTGTAAAGAACCACTTTCGAATCTTGTCCTTCCGGAGGAAAAGTAACAAGTAAAATAAAGGACAGGGTCAAAGGCAATGAACTTGACTCATAGTATTACTAAACCAATGCTTCAGTCGTTTTTTAAGGTTAAGGTCAGCGAAAGTTGCGTATGTCGTTTCGAACTTGGTCGATAAAGAAGAGCACTCTCcaaaggaatgaaaaattgttcttAAATGTCTACaatttaatatgataattttttcaaactcgGGACTACGTTGTACTACTTTCGATACATCGAATATACTCTTGACCTTGTTTACGTCTTCGAAAGAGAACGATGGCAAGCTGTACCGATGAACGGGATGGACGAACGCTGACCGAATCGACTTTACTGTAAATTCCGATGAGTGTAATGTACCGTTACAGCTTTGCGGAACCCTTCACCTCGATTCGcgtttcttacatttttatttttcttaattgatAGTTTAGCTTTATGTGATTGCACTATTCTCAACACCTGTTAACACgattttaaattcattcataTTCTTACTAAAAAGTACATAcctatttctttccttatccatcttttattctatttattagaGAATGAATGGTTGacgaatatataattgtaataattaataattgatattgaaGAATCATCTGCGTTGTCGAACGATTTTTGAGATTAagtttcgttaataatttcttacttCTTCAACGCTATGTTCCTGTTTAaatacgtttaaaaaatacGTTGAGAGATCGTTGATAATCGACTAACTTCATTGCTATCTGTAAGAAAgtgaagaacaaaaaaactATCGATATATTTGCTACTCTTTCTATCGATAATTATTGAATGCATGCGTGtatgtacttttatttattattaggtTATCGTTCttcatatgtataatatataacatatatccATCAatatcgttttcctttttattgtctttaagagttatttgtaaaattaaattttatctaagGAACTTTCCTTCGGAAACTTGATTTTGTTCACTCATActatcgatattcgatagataacattcttttcaaattcaataatggaagtattattaaattaattaataaatacagcAATCGTTCAATGTACTCGagctattttatatttaatttttattctgatTAATTATCCTTGACGAGAAAATGGTTGACTCAACTGAATCCTGATTGGTCAATTCTGAAATTTACTTTAACAATGTACAATAGTATTGTCCAATGagaattttgtaaaatctacatcataatttttctatttaaaaattaattttgtttactatatttataaaataatttttttattaataataaatgttaaaacaaAACCGATCACATAAAACGACTATCGACttgtcgaagaaaagaaaactgcGGAATTTTAGGTTGGTAATATTGTTGATGTAGCATGACTTTGGTAATTTTCGCCATTTTAAAATCTTTGAATAAACaaatcgaaaattaatttcgaatatataagCTATATTGATCTAAAATgcttagaaaagaaaatgtttgcgatagaaaacaaaaaagaaataaaaaaaaatagaaatgcgAGATTATATGGTGAAATTTCTTTGCAATTTCACGATTTTCTTTGCATCGAAATACAAAGGATTTTGATGATATATTCCCCTTCTCAATGATTCATATTCGAAGAAATAGTAGCAGCAGCCATGTTGGCCGATTGATCCACTATTCGCGTCTCTACATAATTTGTTAGAACTTTATGTTCGTGTGCAAAATTTGTGAGATTTGTAAgcgtataatagaaattacatATTGCGAGGAAGATTTTCGTATTTCTACGGTGTTTAttcgtcgataaataaaaagaaaagaatcagtTTTGGCACTTAGCCGACTGAAAACTACGTTCTCTTCACGGAACTTTTTCAACATCCACACCTTGCCAAGATGATGTATACGGTAAGAtaactaaaatatatttagattgTATGACATagatctatttatctctgaCCTTGCAAACTAGTAATAAGATTATAAAtcttaacaaatatttcaactGTGAGTACAGGGGACAACTGCTTCGCAGGATACCAGATTCAGCGATAAGGAGAAGAAACTTCTCAAGCAAATGAAATTTGGCGACTCTCTGACTCAAAAGGTAATTACGATCGTAATATTGCCTGTATTTGTTGCctataatagatataacagtttatataatatttcttcatatttaGGTCGATATGAGTAAGGTAAAGCTAGATGTAATAAAACCATGGATAACAACGAAGATTACACAGATTCTAGGCATGGAAGATGATGTTGTGGTAGAATTTGTGTATAATCAATTGGAAGAAAAGGTAAGATATTTATCATATCACTTTGGATAGATCCAGCGATATAGCTAATTTAGGTTTAgtatcgttttatcgaatgaattataaaatgcGTTCACTTGGCTTTTTCCCCTCATCATAGGATATCGATAAATACACATTATTTCAGCACTATGTTTGGTATAAGTTACAGACATTCAGATCCAAAATCTGCACGAGTTGTTGACTTTGGATTCGTAAAGCAACAAGGCAGAAAAGATAGTATTTATCGTACTTGCCTGTTTGCTTTTTAATTTGGTTAAATGTCACTGTTCCTGAGTATCCTGATTTTTGTGAACCCAAGTATCTCCTCCAAGCATATTCATTttcaacaaaagaaaactgaTGTAGCTGATCTTGTCAAATTGAATGTGTGAACGTAATGTCTTATCGCATATGTTTGAATTCCCCGTTAGTATAAGTAGAGACCGTTGGTGGGGCTCAACCCTTTTGTCCAAATGGCATTCGGATGTGCTCCTCCCTACATCCGTATGGCCGCCTTTGTATCAGCCGTCGACCATAGCGTCAACCGTTGGCAGCTGCTATATCAACATCAGCTTAGAACAACTGCTGAATCTTCAGCATCTTGGCTGTAGCTGCATCGTCATTACAACGAGGGAAACGACTTCGCATCGATACTTTCACCGCATCATGCTGATCCTGCCGATCCTGTTTATCTCGTCCTACTTTGGAGCTCTTCGTGTTTCATCACTTGGCGTAGTAGCTGATGCAGCCACGAGTATTGTCTTCGTGATAGCTGCCACTTCGATAGAAGTGGTTGGATATCGAGTTGCTGTTACGAGAGCTGTACCCAGCTTTCATCTGGGTTTGAGCGTCGGCAACATTCCAGAGGCTTTCTCCATGGGAACATCGTCTTTTCATCTTCCGACCCCTGTCAACTGCAGACATCCATCAACATCGAGATCTACCGGGAGCTACGCGTAGCTGCAGTACACAGCCGACATTGTATGCTGGAAATCATCTTCATCGGGCATTATCCATGTTGCATAAGCATGGATTTTTATCGGAGCCGATTCTACTTGCTGCTTGCAGAAAAACATCGATCATCGTCTGGAATTACCAgggaatagaaaaatctttccAGTCCACGCTGGAGGTATCTCTACAATGGTTTGACAGTCTTTGTCAATGGAACAGGTTGGTGAAATGGTAATCCTTTTATTCTGCATTAATTTTTTGACTTTCCTATTTCAGCATTTTCAATATAGCATTCAGTGAAATGGCGAAGAACTTAAAGGTATCTGTATGCTTGAGATATTTCTGCATTTATCGATAAActagatatttttcttagcAAGTGCTGCCTCTTGCTGTAGGTAATTTTATATGCGGTCTATGATGCGATGGGTAAGATATATCACTAATATGGAGATAAATCTGCTTTTTCGAGGGGGAAAAGCAGTTAGTTATAAATTAGGGATAatgattttgtatttttttatacaatgcTCGCATAAAGGTATACATACgagtacaatttttttttacttacgtCTAGAATTTGAACAAGCTAAAATTGAGATTTcgtaaattgataaatttttatgctATGTATTTTACAGTTTCCTGACCCCCGAAAAATGCAGATCAACCTCACGGGTTTCTTGAACGGAAGGAATGCTCGATCTTTCATGGGTGAATTGTGGGACCTTTTGGTCTCTGCTCAAGAAAGTGTTACGGGCATTCCAGAGGCTTTCTTACAGCAAAAGAAAGATCAGATTAAAAAACGCTTGGTAATTACATCATTCTTTCTCTAAATTTCGAatgtaaagtaaatatattcacGTTCatttgtatctctttctttttctttcttttttttttttcattttgcaaGGCAtactatattaatttatccacTTGTCTTGTCATGAATTGCTGTCAGAAGTTGAAACAATTGAAAAGCTAAATAACATGTACTAAGAAGTTAGGTTGATTGGTTCAAaaacttataatattaaatatattgtataataataagtaaacgTTATAagattagaataatatatatatatcaaaatacatcaaaatattgtaatatattacttaggaagaacaagaaaaactTCAAGCATCTTTagcagaaaaggaaaaagagaaggaacgagaaaaagaaaaggatgagacagacaagataaaaaaagaagagaaggaacgtGCTTCATCGAAAGAGCACAGAAGAGATAGAAGTAGAGATCGTGATAGGGACAggtacattttctttcattcgtccGATAATAATTCGTATAACGCATACTTCGCgtttcatatattaataattacatcaaTATCGTTCAtatagaagtaaaagaagtagATCGAGAGATCGACACAGAGATCGTGATAGATCTAGCCGAAAAAGGAGATCTACTTCGAGATCGCCCAGCAAGAATTCTCTTAAAGATAACGGAAAAGATATGTCAGATATTAAAGTCGAACGTGAAGATTCTCCACAACCTGAAAATGCAATACCGTTAATGCCAGTTAAAACTAAACCGTAAGtatcttgatatattttttctctctttttttttttttctttcaatcaaatgtatgtgtattaacacatttatatcgtattagGGAAGCAGCCGTTGCAATATCCAGATTACAAGCAAAATTAATGAGCATCGCCgatggtaaaaagaaaaacaatcgtACACCATCGCCCGAGTCATTGGATAAAACAACGAAGAAATCTAGATCAAGATCTAAGTCACCAGCTACGCGTTCGAAGAAATCTAGATCTAAATCACCTAGTCGAGATTCGAAGTCACGTAGATCACGTTCGCCTGCATCGAAGTTAAGACGATCCCGCTCAAAATCAAGATCTAGAAGATCTCGATCCCGATCTCGATCAAAGTCAAGAAGATCCAAGTCACGTTCGCAAGAGCGTTTAAAGTCGAGAAGATCGAAATCAAAGAATTCTAGATCGCGCAGTAGATCACATTCTAGATCGAAGAAATCTAGATCAAAAAGCGACGACCGAAGTAAATCTCGAAAATCACGATCCGTGTCGAGCGATTCGAGATCTACGAAATCTCGTTCAAAATCATCCGACAAAAGAAAGGACAATCTTGATTCTAATCGAAAACGAGATAATAGTACTAGCAGTAGTTCTGGAACGGAAGGTGACAAGGGTGCGaaggataaaaatgattttgaaataagaaaaaagaaagatggcgtGCAAGCTAAACGATCTTacagaaaaacgaataaagatGACAGTGGTAGCGACAGCGATTCAAGTCGTGAGAGAAAATCAGCACCAAAGAGAAGAAGTCCGACGCCACGTAAGGAGAGAGGCCGTTccaaggagagagatagatccCGCGATAGATCGCGAGACCGATCGCGTGATAGATCGCGAGATAGATCACGGGATAGAACAAGAAGGTAAGGAAATAGATCTTTTAATTGGATGTTACGCGGAATGTTACACTTGATATACGTTTCAGAAATTAATCAGGTTTATTTCTGTGCGTTTCAGGAGATCATCTTTGGATAGAGAACGTGATCgacgaagagaacgagaacgagaaagagagagagaaagattggaCAGATACAGTGGTAGTCGTAACATGCGGCCACCGTCTGTGCGTAGAGCACCTAGTAGGCGAAGGTACGTTTGAATTGTaaatgttgaaagaaaaaaaagaaagaaagaaagaggaggaggaggagtcgTTTTAAGGAAAAACGTATAATCTCTTTCAGAAGTCCGCCACGCAGAAGCCCGGCTAGATATCGTCGAAGATCTCCAAGTCCTGGAGATAGGCGTAGAAGAAGATCTTTGGATCGTAGGAGGAGATCATCGGAGAGGCGCGATAGACGACGATCGCCCGATCGGCGTGATAGTAGACGTCGTTCGCCCGATGGGAGGGATAGATCACACAGGTATGATAGATCGTCCTCTCGCGACAGATCGAGTAGACGAGAACGGTCCAGAGATAGAAGGGATAAGGATCGTAGATCGAGATCTAGGGATCAGCGATCATCGGTGGATCGTGTGAGAGACGGGAAACGATCTCCCGATCGTTCGAAGGACGGCAAGGATAAAACGAGGGACAAGAAGGTCGatgaaaaagttaaaagatcGACCGACACGGGATCGCGAAAAGAATTGCGAAACGGAAGGTCTAAGTCGAGTAGCTCGGAAAGTAGCGAGAGTAGTACCTCTAGCAATGAGGATGAAACAGTTAGGTGAGTATGATGTCGTtctttcctatctctttcttttcagaaGCTATGGTTATCCAGTTATATgagtattttttcattcgcgtTTTATCAATActcttaatcttttcttttttgattaacGTGTACACACGTATGCTTGCAGAAAGTCTGccgaaagaaaatctcaagagAAGCACGAGCGAGAACAATTGGacgagaataagagaaaagaaaaggagaagattcTTAAGGAAGAACCTATGAAGCGGCCTGAGAAAGACGTGAAAAAGACCGAGTCAATCTCTATCAAAAAGGCTGAACCGAGTGTTTCGCCAAAGAAACAACAGATAACTGCACTTCCTGTCACCAGACATAGGGTAAttacaaatcttttttcttttcttccttatttgctctttattttcataaacgcTCTAATCTTCGTACGAACAAATGCTTTTAATTTTCAGTTCTCTAAGAGTTTGTCCCGTACGCCTTCACCGTTTAAGAAGACAGAAGACATTATCGCAGCTGCTAAGTTGAAACAACCTTCGAAGTAtgtacacagacacacacacacacacacatatctttATTGTATATACTTGCATAATGACACAATATTCTAATTGTAGAGAAGATTCTAAGACAGAATCACCAAAAATAAGCGAAGCAAGTCTAGCATCTGGGGACGCTTttctgttaaaaaaagatgacAGAACAACTAAATCTGGTAAACCTATAtcggaagagaagagaagtggTCAAAAGTCTATTGAAACGATAACACCTAAGAAACCACTTGATTCCATAAAACgagtaaaaagagataaacgaGATGGATCTACAGACTCCGATGATAGTGATACCGAAGGTaagaataaatcgaatttcattttacaaGAGAATCTtgtcattttattatcaattatataaatgaatttgtagggaaaaagaaggtaaagaagatagaaagatctAGGAAATCTAGAAAAGTTTCTTCGGACGAAGACAAATCTGATAAAAGTAAAGCAGGTTCCAGTTCAGAATCTGAAGACGATAGGAAACATTTGgacaaaagtaaaaagagagacttAAGTCGAGGAGGTAAGATCcagatcaatatttattttcgaatggATGATATATATCGTTAGGACAATATACTTATACGAATGTTTGATTAGATTCAATAGACGATCGAAGTAAGGATAGAAAGGACAATAGAAAACGTGAAATAGTTGAAAGTGAATCACGAAAACGTAAcacgaaaaaggaaatagaggaggaaataaaaaaggtgaAGAGATCTAGAAAAGATTCTTCCTCTGGAGAAGAAGAtacaaaatcaaaaagaacTAAAAATGAAGACGACAAGTCGAGATCAAGAAAGTCCAAGAAGGATTCGAGTTCAGACGACGAACCGAAAAAgtcgaggaaaagaagagatagtTCTTCCGAAGACGAAAAATCTAGAACGCGTAAAACAAGGAAAGATTCAACCAGTGACGAGGAAACTAAAACAAAATCGAAGAAATCTAAACGAGATTCAAGTACGGACGATGAAGATATCGCAGAAAAAGATGTGAAGAAGAAGCGGAAAGTTGATGACAGCTCTGACGAagagaaagttaaaaagaaacgtaggAAAAAGACCAAAACTAGTACGAGTGAATCAGAGGTAggtatttaaatgtaatatcgtagggtatactaataataattattattattgcataaTATTTTGATACGTACAATAATCTTTTGTAAATTCTGTTTATATAGGAAAGCGAAgtggaggaaaagaaaaagaagaaggataaaaagcaTAAGAAACATAAGAAACACAAGAAACATAGAAaacacaaaaagaagaaggtcgCGGATTCTGATGAATCTGACGTAAGTGAAGGTAATAcggaagaattagaaaaaaaacttcGAGAAAAGGcattaaaatcaatgaaaaaaggaCATAGTATCGAAAGAAGTGATTGAGATTATATGTGTCGTATCAAAGATCGTGTTACCTAACGTGTATTCATACCACAATGTACTTGATCAAATTGATGAATTGTCTTATGAATGACTTTTCCTGTTTATTACTGGAAAGGAAGCTAGGTTTCATTACACATTGAATTTATTCGTTATGAAACCAGTTTCTAATTCATGCACTGACATGTCATTTAACGAGTAATTCAATCGTATATAGTCCTTATCGTATACTTTAGAGAGtgcgtatttttattttgatttcattATTGATATTACCAAAAGATGatactataaataatttcataagtTGATATAAAAGATGAATACATCAGTACGTTATTACATTTAAACATAgctattttttttgtccttgAAGGACGCGATACCTCCTATACACCTCtaaattttaacaatattaagATATGTAGGCACGTGATGTGTCAAGCTAGAAAActatttacttttactttatcCGTATCACGAAGCAGTTTACACATGTCTTATACCTAATTTTAAGCGAATTGTTTCTTGTTATATAGCACCGCAGCGATGCAAGATTTATaacttattttcatttgtgtAGTTAGTTTCTCTCAAGAAATTTGCatttagaatataataatttatatattatataatgttatttctaCTGTACAACctgaaaaatgaagatattttGGTGTCGCCTTCTATTATCTCATTCGATAACCTTTACtttgtaataattacaaattttgtcTAGACTTTAAAAGTCGTCATATCGAATTTGTACGCGATGtaatttactttataattCACACATGCGCGCGCGTATTCCTCTtagtatttgaaatatatcattttggaAAAAGTGTTATTAATTcgacaatttatataattattaaattatttattatatcttacattaatatatacaacatctatatatttatacataacataatttacattttaagCAACATTGACTCCCAATCTGGAGAACATactaatgtattattaattgttccGAGATTAATGAGTTCACCATTCAGTTTAACTGTATCTAGTTTTGCAGCTAAAAGATCCTAAAATAGTAATGAATTTTTAGATATTCTTAATCAATCTCGAAGATTCCTTTTTATAgcgtaaatttataaatgagaTTACCTGTCGAAAACTCAAATTAGATCCAATATCTACGATTAGATTGTTTTCGCCTATGCATAAACGTGCTTTCCCAGATTTTAAGATCTGTAGTTTTCCAAGCATACCAGCTTTCAAACTGCTCAGAgtgcaataattttttttggtATTCTCTTTACTGTCCTTTTCTTGTGCCGTATCGTTTGCATGCTTTGGTTTTGGTGGATTAGCATCGTCGTTTGATTCTAAACCTGGCAAGCAATCTGGAAACtgcaattaaataattaactaactattaataatatttctttatactattcaatctaaattttataatttcaataccTGCATTAACATATAGGAATGTGGTTTGTTTTCAATAACTTGTGATATATTGCCTAATTGATTTGGCTTCTTAGATTCACTTTTTATAAGtgcttcctttttcatttctttctttggttTCATTACtgtaaattcatattttatagcaaatacattatgataataaaataacatatttcattttgctTACCAGTGCCATTTTCTAAAATGATAGGTTTTTGATCTATTTCTTCATCATCCGAAATACTATTTTCATGCTTGGattctgttttatataatttacctataattattaaaacaatgaTATATTATGATTCTACTCATTTCTATATTACTGTCATATTAAAAGAATCATACCTTCTAAAATCATAGGTAATATAACAGGAGCATTTTCTGTATCTGGTTCTGTACCATCATCGATAAAATCATCCTTTAATAATGCTTTTagttttcgttcttcttcatctttatcaATATCACGatctaaatttaattttggtttatctataaaaacttttctatcACTATCGCTGTATCTATCTCCTCCTTGTCCCTTGGATCTTCTACCACCTTGGGTGTCAGTTGCACCTTGGGAAAATACACCAGAAGTCTGTGGATATAAACACATAGAGATAAAATATACTACATAATAGAAATTTGCTTCgtcaagaaagaaagtattGTTACGAGATATACCTGAATTAGATTATTAGAAACTCTGCCTCGTCCACGATCAGATAATCCACGACCTCTTCCTCTGCCTCTTTGTTTAGATGGTTTTTcagtatcatttttatttactactGTTTCCCTAAAAACAAACTATAGTTTCATTGTTGCTTAactaatgatatttttaaatatgaaaaaca carries:
- the LOC127067367 gene encoding DNA-directed RNA polymerase III subunit RPC4; its protein translation is MASDKLRDKNHTLPENVRIKIEPGTSLPVPLRNIKTEPGVSPTTTRLTSFRLPRDLTLGGNIKTEKPKKVYVPNFNAQRNKKKEETVVNKNDTEKPSKQRGRGRGRGLSDRGRGRVSNNLIQTSGVFSQGATDTQGGRRSKGQGGDRYSDSDRKVFIDKPKLNLDRDIDKDEEERKLKALLKDDFIDDGTEPDTENAPVILPMILEGKLYKTESKHENSISDDEEIDQKPIILENGTVMKPKKEMKKEALIKSESKKPNQLGNISQVIENKPHSYMLMQFPDCLPGLESNDDANPPKPKHANDTAQEKDSKENTKKNYCTLSSLKAGMLGKLQILKSGKARLCIGENNLIVDIGSNLSFRQDLLAAKLDTVKLNGELINLGTINNTLVCSPDWESMLLKM